GAAATTTGCTGCTGGAAGTAACGATGCAAGCTGTAAACAAGGGACTCCTTCCTTACTAGAAGAGGACTCAAGTAGGTACAAGCCGTACACGCTGCTGCTTGCTTGCATGGAAACGCGCCGCCATTCGATCAGCGAGATAAGCAGTTCTCGTATCCTTTCAGGCCTTCatagatataaatatatacgtTTCTTATTTGTTGGGATGCTGCGCGTGGTTGCCTCTACTGGAAATCAGCGGCCCacaagagagaagaacgGCGCTGCAAATCTGGCTTGCGCTGCGCACCCGCTGGACAGAGGACGCGCCTCTAACTGCGGCAGACAGCTGGACAAGCACGTAGGCTGTGCAGCTGTCTGCCGCAGTTTCCCCAAGgatacatacaaatatacacacatatatatgtagtaTCTatatgatatatatatatatacgtatgttACACAGACGTATATGGGACTGTGATGGGTAGTTCGCCGTCTAAGTTTTCAAAAATACGTGCTTGTTCATTATCTTTGAATGATCTTTCTTGTAAGACTCCGCGTATTTCTGCTGTTTACACAGTTCTTCCTAGGGACGCCCGAAGCAGTAGGCCCGAAGGCCGACCTTTTTTCCGCAGACctgcgcgccagcgcgaAAACTGTTTCGCCTTTCGTTTGGCAAAGCacagcgagcgaggctgcTAGACAACCTGCCTATTCTGCTCTTTGTGAAGACACAAACGCCCCAGAGACCGCGTTAGATTTCGGTCTGAGGGAGTCTAGCCGATACAGGGCTGCCACAAGAAGCAGGTGTCGGATCGCGGCTTGATTCGCCAGTGAGTGCACTCCTTGAAAGGAAAAAGGAAAGGGAAATATCATCTGTGCCAACATTCAGAAAGcgaactgcagcagcagcagcgcatcctcacaccgcagacgcagacacgtCTGCATATCCACACTAATCCACACGCGTCTCGGTTGCGGAAGAAATAAAAGAACTCGAGGCGAACTTGTTGCGAACAAGAGAAAGACAAGACAGGCCCGCGAGAAAAtggcgcagagacacctgCGCGCGTCTATATGCAACGACAAAAATTCCGTACTCCAGCGGGCGCAGCCTTGTCGTCAACGTCCTTCCACCGCCCTCGCTTGCGCCCTCCTCATCcactctctccttcctcgcaggccaagttcctctcgcgccctcccAACGCCACCTCTACTTCCTCCTGCCTTCCTTTAAAAACATATTTTACACGCATGTAAAGCATATACATGAATACaaacatgtatatgtatacatctACGTGTATAGTGTTTAGTATTTAGACGGCGGGGGGCGctccggcagcggctgcagcacccGTCACTCCGGCGCTgagaagcgcctgctgctgctggtagaactgcgcctgcgtctcgaaGAGCTGACACTCTTTCTCGTAGTGGAAAATGACTGGGGCAGCGAGCGTGatggcggcggtcgccgccatCCAGGCGACGTTGCTGCACAGCCAATAGCCGTTCGCCCACAGCCGGTTCAGGCGCTtctgggcgcgcgccggcagcagcgaggagaggaggttGCCCATggcggagaaaaagagaaaagaaggggAAAAGCAAAAAACGCGGGACGATGGCCGTGAAGACCGAAGGTTTCGAAGGAGTCGAACGGCAAGTGCAAGGCGGCGAGCACCGCGTGAGCGCGAATAGAAGAcgcaggaaggagagaaagagaagacaaATACGAGACAAAATCACATCCAGAATGGAACAGCGAAGACGGAGGAATCtgaggagaaggcgctgagTCAGGAACGCGCGTCGGGTCAGGTTTGATTCCTTGGCTGTCTTCTCAAAAAAGCCGCGAAAATAGAGAccggagaaagagagcggaCTTACaaaaagacgcagaggaaaaacgTCACCTGAGAAGAAACAAAAGAAGATCAGAAGCCGGTGGTGCACAAGATTCACGGCAGTCCAGCCGAAGGAATCCGAAACAGACAAAGCAGAAAATGGGGCACAGAGTCGAAGAAAATGAACAGGAAGGTAGGTGGAAAGAAAAACTCGAGCCAGCGTCGCGAAACTCAACGTAGAGCGCGGTCACCAGATGCGCACACCCCACACAAAATTCACAAACAGTCAAGAACAACGCCTCGTTGCATTTATTTCGATGAGTGCATGCAGTTGACTCGAGACTAGTTCTGCGGTCGACCAGCAGACGAGCAATCAACCGGCTTTCCTCcattttcttcttccactGATGCCCTTAGTCTCTCCACTTCTCGAGAattcgcttcttcgcccgTGCGTTTTCTAATTTCcctctttttctgcaggcAGGTAGCTCTCGAGCGTCTGCTTCTACCGTCTCCTCCGAGCATCCATCTCCATCGACTCGCAGGCCTCCTCTGTCTCATATCCCCCTCCTGCGCTTCGGCTGCTTTCTCGGTCAACCCTTGCCTTCGTGCGCTAGGCCCCTCGCATTTCGCCTTGTCTCGCGGgagctttttcttcttccgccgcagtCTCTGCCGCGACCGGGGCCTGCGGCCGTGCGGCTCCAATTGGCTCgtcccgcgcctccttccgaCGCCCCAGACTAGgaccttcttcctctcgcacgcctgctgtctccgctcaggcctcttcctctcggcgcgttctgtcgcctcttcgcgcgccgcggctttctagtctctgcgcgcgtaGCCTCGCACCTTTCCTCTCGCCTTTCCTCTCGCCCGTCCGCTggggctgcgcggccgtcttggcgcccgccgcctttGACTTTTTCCACTTTTTTTATTTGCTGGCAGCCGACCAtggggaagaagaaagcgaataagggcgcagagaaggagggcAACGGCGTCTGGCTCACGTCGCCTGACGTGCGCGAAAACGCCGAGTGGGAAGCCTACTACCAGCAACAGAAAGTCGTCCCCGAGGGTGagacgcgaacgccgcggGTCGAGCAAGGGTCTTCTCTCTGATTGCCGTGAGATCTATTTCTATATATCTCTCTGAATGTAGACGTCAACGCACAGATTGCTTGCGGAAGAACGATGCGCCAGCGGAAGCGATTTCCTGGTCTCGCGGCTCTGTGTCTCAGTGCATGCTTCGCTACTGCGTGCAGTGCATATTTGTCTGGACACaaaaatatatgtatacattcgcaaacatatatatgtgtagatGCAGATCTGCATGGATATCTTTACATAGAACTGCGTATTTATgtgtttatatatatatgtgtatatatacatgctTGCGGAGCGTTGCGAGGCGTCTTTCCGTCGCGTTTTTCATGGCACATCTTCTCCGTTTGCTGGGCACTTCGTGGGTTCAGACGAGTGGGCGACTTTCCTGGAGTGCCTGAAGACCGACCTGCCGACGGCGTTTCGCGTGGTGACCTGCACGCCGCACCAGCACTACATTCGCGCCTACATCCAGCAAACTATGAAGCAGTATGTCTCACTCTACGTCTCTAACACTTCCGCGGCAACTCACCAGTTCAACAGCGCGCGGTACCTTCATGCGACGCCCTCGAGACGTGTGTCTGAAAGCACGCGTCCACGACTACTTATCCTTagatgcatgtatatatgtatatattatgcatatatacatacatgttTGCATGCCTGCATGGATATAcctgtgtatatatgtatgtatacatacgtatacatgaatatatatatatattacacatatatatgggtttatatatatatatatatatatatatatatttgtggaAAACCCTTACCTCTGGGCCTACACTAGACTAGGACTGGACGGCACGTAGCTTCGTCTTTGAATATACTCAcgtgtgcgttttttttttgtgcgggaaccgcgcagcgcgcgtaGCGCGACGGTCGCGTTTTTTGTCTGTTTTGCTCCTGTCTTGCAGGCTTGAACAGGAGGACACGTCGGTCTCGACAGCATCTgaggctgtctctgcgtccagCGCGGGGGCTTCGGCTGTCTACCCTTCCAAGGCGCTGCCTCCCGCGTcgtgctggcggcgcgacgagcgcctcagtcgcgtcttccgcgcggtTTCTTGGTTTTTACAGGGCTCAGAAGCCTACCAAATCGACgtttcgcgcgcggccctgcgCTCCAGCAAGTCTCTCCTGTATGTGAGACATCGCACCCGCCCGAAGTTCGCGGGGGCATTTCGCTTGACGGGGTTCAGCCGACGCTTGGTGATGAGTTGGCGGGGCTGCAGATGAGATCCTTTCACTGCTTCATGATGGAATCGAAGGCGGCCACGAACACTCAGCGGAGACGGTTTTTCGAAAATGCTATACTGCGGGTccaggctgcgcgcgagacggcctCTGGACCGGGTTGAGTGTCTCCCCGGTGCCTTGACGGCGCGGGCAGTTCCGCTCGTCTCTGCACATGGCCTTATGCCGAAGCGAAAAGTTCTCAGGGACTACGAAGCATGCGCCGAAGCGCCACACAGTGTCGTTTTCGCGTGGAGGAAAGCACATGCATGTCCCCAGGCAGACTCACATTTTCAGCTGCTTCTTGCGGATTTTCTGCGCAGAACCTTTCACCAGTTTCTTGTTGCGCagtcggaggcggcgacgatcATGAGGCAGGAAGTCGTCAGCATGATTCCCGCGCTCTTCTTTGACATCAAGGTAGGGAGGAAAACGGGTGCAAGTGCGTGAGGAGGCATCCCGAGAGCGAAACACGCAAGCTCTCCTCTTTCCGCAGTGGTTCATACACATCTAcctgtatgtatatatatgcagttATGTATCTTTGGTCTATTTTCCTGTGTTGTCGAGGATTCCTGCATGTGGGAGGCCCGGCTGAGGCAAAGTGCACGCAAACACTGAACACGCGTCTGGAGCTTTTCACGTGGGAGGGAAGGATGTGCGGAGATATGTGGTCGCGCTTACAGAAAGCCGGCCGCGGATTAGCAGAAATGTGTCTACATGGGCACACGAGTGACCCACATGCGGAAACGAGAAAATGACTTCCACACATGCAGCGGGATATCCATAACATCCCCCTGGCAGATGAGAGTGAATTGACGTCGTCCCGCTCTCG
The Besnoitia besnoiti strain Bb-Ger1 chromosome VIII, whole genome shotgun sequence genome window above contains:
- a CDS encoding hypothetical protein (encoded by transcript BESB_083700); protein product: MGNLLSSLLPARAQKRLNRLWANGYWLCSNVAWMAATAAITLAAPVIFHYEKECQLFETQAQFYQQQQALLSAGVTGAAAAAGAPPAV